In Bacteroidota bacterium, a single window of DNA contains:
- a CDS encoding T9SS type A sorting domain-containing protein: MSTFITYWTSSSGDNGTVTYHYPALKISSGTAPAQFAPRANGEQNYPNPLTSNGGFKTTIPFETSGQGTALIRIVDQTGKEILKDNMDVTFTGKHFFYFTGSELPAGTYYYQIEFPFGVIIVNRTMLIIK; the protein is encoded by the coding sequence ATGAGCACGTTTATTACCTACTGGACCAGTTCATCAGGGGATAATGGAACGGTAACCTATCACTATCCGGCGCTCAAAATTTCATCGGGAACGGCTCCGGCACAATTCGCGCCCAGAGCGAATGGTGAACAGAACTACCCCAATCCGCTGACGTCGAATGGAGGGTTCAAGACGACCATCCCATTTGAGACATCGGGCCAGGGAACAGCTCTGATCCGTATTGTCGATCAGACCGGAAAGGAAATCCTGAAGGACAATATGGACGTCACTTTTACGGGTAAGCACTTCTTCTATTTTACGGGAAGCGAACTGCCTGCTGGCACGTATTATTACCAGATCGAATTTCCTTTTGGCGTCATCATCGTAAACCGCACGATGCTCATTATTAAGTAG
- the infC gene encoding translation initiation factor IF-3 — MDTVAAPDVETNGSDAPESKTPTPVSVGGLTLKKRTPSRTSTTTGAAPGATPSAPGTAAAVLTPRVGPPRTTLRPAGPSPAKVSKRMERFSRVMPSRDPGVRMNENIRVPEIRVIDSEGQMIGVMSPKEGLEIARAKMLDLIEIVPNAKPPVCKIIDFGKWKYEQQKKDKQAKKASHQQLLKEVRFHPRTDTHDFEFKVRHARAFIEEGHKVKAYVQFKGREVSYKQFGEKLLTDFWKRMEDIAKIDQNVSMMGRTMSMVLSPAGKKAKAGTEAKAELKPEPRAELRKKEQPSVDLDISPDGQAEEPSDS, encoded by the coding sequence TTGGATACGGTTGCGGCGCCAGATGTAGAAACAAACGGCTCCGATGCTCCTGAATCGAAGACCCCAACGCCTGTCAGCGTTGGCGGATTAACGCTCAAAAAGCGTACTCCCTCTCGGACTTCCACCACTACCGGAGCCGCGCCTGGCGCGACTCCGAGTGCACCTGGCACAGCCGCAGCGGTGCTCACGCCGCGTGTTGGACCGCCGCGCACCACATTACGTCCAGCCGGACCAAGTCCTGCAAAGGTTTCCAAGCGCATGGAGCGATTCAGCCGCGTCATGCCAAGCCGCGATCCCGGCGTGCGCATGAACGAGAATATCCGCGTCCCGGAAATTCGCGTTATCGATTCCGAAGGCCAAATGATCGGCGTCATGTCGCCGAAAGAAGGGCTGGAAATTGCACGTGCAAAGATGCTCGACTTGATCGAGATTGTCCCCAATGCAAAGCCACCTGTCTGCAAGATCATCGACTTTGGCAAGTGGAAATACGAACAGCAGAAGAAGGATAAACAGGCAAAAAAAGCGTCACATCAGCAGCTTCTGAAGGAAGTCCGATTCCACCCTCGCACCGATACGCACGATTTCGAGTTCAAAGTTCGCCATGCGCGTGCCTTCATCGAAGAAGGGCATAAGGTCAAGGCCTACGTCCAGTTCAAGGGACGCGAAGTCAGCTACAAGCAGTTCGGCGAGAAGTTGCTTACGGATTTCTGGAAGCGAATGGAAGATATCGCGAAGATCGACCAGAATGTTTCCATGATGGGCCGGACAATGTCCATGGTCCTCTCACCGGCTGGCAAGAAAGCTAAGGCTGGTACCGAAGCCAAAGCTGAACTGAAACCAGAACCGAGAGCCGAACTCCGGAAAAAGGAGCAGCCCAGCGTCGATCTTGACATCTCTCCCGATGGTCAAGCCGAAGAGCCTTCGGATTCCTAA
- the thrS gene encoding threonine--tRNA ligase has translation MLDPSLSSNEGLITITLPDGSQRTYPRGTTGMEIAHSISPRLADAALGIFVNSVPFDLATPIVQDSSVRIVQWRDEEGKGIFWHSSAHLMAEAIEAIYPGTRFGIGPPIENGWYYDMELPAGVKLTPEDLAVIEAKMYELSKRDVPYRRISKEYSEAIEYFKAKGDWLKLELLDGLKGQPITFYEQGNFVDLCRGTHVPSTGKIKFPKLLSIAGAYWRGDEKRPMLTRVYGVSFPTKKELDEFITAREEAEKRDHRKIGKDLELFLISPKVGQGLVLWLPNGAALRQTLETFLKKVLRKHGYEQVITPHIGSLELYKTSGHYPYYKDSQFPPITLEDESYLLKPMNCPHHFTMFNSKPHSYRDLPVRFAEFGTVYRYEQSGELTGMSRVRGFTQDDAHLFMAPEQLRDELCDVIALTKYVSEVVGLTGFRARLSFRDKANVDKYGGSDEQWERAERDVREAADAMGLEYTIGIGEATFYGPKIDFMLKDAIGRSWQLGTVQVDYVMPERFNMEYIGADGQKHRPVVIHRAPFGSFERFCSLLIEHYAGNFPTWLAPVQVVVLPITDAQEAYAEEVYAALESMGIRAKLDASSEKVNARIRDHELKKVPVMLVLGEREREARAVAIRRHGKGNTGTVSLEEALAVLQVECAIPE, from the coding sequence ATGCTCGATCCTTCGCTCAGTTCGAATGAAGGGCTGATTACGATCACGCTGCCCGATGGCTCGCAGCGGACGTATCCGCGCGGAACAACGGGCATGGAGATCGCCCACTCGATTTCGCCACGGCTGGCGGATGCCGCGCTTGGGATTTTCGTCAACTCCGTTCCATTCGATCTTGCGACTCCGATCGTGCAAGATTCATCGGTTCGGATCGTTCAGTGGCGCGATGAAGAAGGCAAGGGCATCTTCTGGCATTCGAGTGCACATTTGATGGCCGAGGCAATCGAGGCAATCTATCCCGGTACCCGCTTCGGCATTGGACCACCCATCGAGAATGGATGGTACTACGATATGGAGCTTCCTGCTGGAGTGAAACTCACGCCAGAGGACCTCGCTGTGATCGAGGCAAAGATGTACGAGCTTTCGAAGCGCGATGTGCCGTATCGTCGTATCTCGAAAGAATATAGTGAGGCTATCGAATACTTCAAAGCGAAGGGCGATTGGCTCAAGCTTGAATTGCTCGATGGCTTGAAGGGCCAGCCGATCACGTTTTACGAGCAAGGTAATTTTGTCGATTTGTGCCGTGGCACCCATGTGCCTTCGACTGGTAAAATCAAATTTCCTAAGCTGCTCTCGATTGCCGGTGCCTACTGGCGCGGCGATGAAAAGCGGCCGATGCTCACCCGCGTGTATGGCGTGAGTTTTCCGACGAAGAAAGAACTCGACGAGTTTATTACCGCCCGCGAGGAAGCGGAGAAACGCGATCATCGCAAGATTGGAAAGGATCTCGAGCTGTTTCTCATATCGCCGAAGGTCGGTCAGGGGCTCGTACTTTGGTTACCAAATGGCGCGGCGCTTCGGCAAACTCTTGAGACATTTCTCAAGAAGGTTCTTCGCAAGCATGGATACGAGCAAGTAATCACTCCGCATATCGGAAGTCTTGAGCTTTACAAAACCAGCGGACACTATCCGTATTACAAGGATAGCCAATTCCCACCGATCACGCTCGAAGACGAATCGTACCTGCTGAAGCCGATGAATTGTCCGCATCATTTTACGATGTTCAATTCTAAGCCGCACTCGTACCGAGATCTGCCGGTGCGGTTTGCGGAGTTTGGCACCGTTTATCGTTACGAGCAGTCTGGCGAACTGACCGGCATGAGCCGCGTCCGCGGTTTCACTCAAGACGATGCTCACCTGTTCATGGCGCCAGAGCAACTGCGCGATGAGTTATGTGACGTTATTGCGCTCACCAAGTATGTCAGCGAGGTAGTCGGGCTCACAGGATTTCGCGCGCGGCTTTCGTTTCGCGATAAAGCGAACGTCGATAAATATGGTGGCTCCGATGAACAGTGGGAACGTGCCGAACGCGACGTCCGCGAAGCCGCCGATGCCATGGGCCTGGAATACACCATCGGTATTGGAGAAGCAACATTCTACGGGCCGAAGATCGACTTCATGCTCAAGGATGCGATCGGCCGCTCATGGCAGCTTGGCACCGTTCAGGTTGACTATGTCATGCCCGAGCGATTCAACATGGAATACATCGGTGCGGACGGACAAAAGCATCGTCCGGTCGTGATTCATCGTGCGCCGTTCGGATCGTTCGAGCGTTTCTGCAGCTTGCTCATCGAGCATTACGCAGGCAATTTCCCCACATGGCTTGCACCGGTGCAGGTTGTTGTCCTGCCCATTACCGATGCTCAGGAAGCATACGCCGAGGAAGTCTATGCCGCGCTGGAATCAATGGGTATTCGTGCGAAGCTCGATGCCTCCAGCGAGAAGGTCAACGCCCGCATTCGCGATCATGAACTGAAGAAAGTCCCAGTCATGCTGGTTCTGGGCGAGCGTGAGCGCGAAGCTCGCGCGGTCGCCATCCGGCGGCACGGAAAGGGCAACACCGGAACGGTTTCGCTGGAGGAGGCATTAGCCGTCCTCCAGGTTGAATGCGCGATTCCGGAATAG
- a CDS encoding LamG-like jellyroll fold domain-containing protein, protein MKKFGVISLNVCVALVCLQSLSFAQDLNTGLVAYWPFCDCSAKDHTGNGHDGTLVRGPTCVAGIYDSAFQFHGSDWIAVPFSSAFDIPTDSALTLAAWVKPSSIGGYQALVVKGSDAWDYGLYIDISGSFMFGCSWPNHETFSTTRPQAGQWYHVVGVYRKSSWKIFVNGVLEDQVAKGTPIGRSMNPLGMAIKGNYQKDMYSGILDEVRFYDRALSDSEVMALYLWRGPGTFALSTSSEKINGHGCVPFDTAVHFWAEGCGPSAVSLDSVWISGATAFRGKNLGRVPRLVFADDSVGLEYLSNTYLPDTSLLHLRFHSGNLFGDTAVSLFGSGGGGPSALSINEKMFMWARCSGLDTIVPFGIEGCLPSTAMLDSAWIEGSSAFQLYDVRKSPRYLGARDSIGVRYAPSNHLLDTSWLHMRFDLGAGTRDTSIELMGTNRGTPATLSVNPEEFMWSICTELDTAVPLSIIGCLTALTKLDTAWIGGSAAFQISDFRSTPRVLRPKDSIQLHYAPDPNGADTSWLHLRYDLGAGAIDTIIGLFGASASTPPTLLLPTERTFLRTACSGSLDSTLPLGILGCLPKQSKLDSIWIDGSQTFRINDVRKLPRVLSPNDSIPLRYAPRGRSIDTGLLHIRYDFGGVMHDTTLSLLGTSSSPFIGSNAYQHLAIRSGALGESVTMPLQEDLSAQAYLMASWSNLKSLTALISFDSTKLTYLSYVAPLGWTASSVVPHGNSLQFSITNVSSSPTNPLDMGSALFTVHGRHAGMTLVALNDLWLKIGDSSDEVCLGTTEDELWGVEIIQQSSSVSSTALSSPIQVHPNPFEDRISIDDPDRIITSVEIVDVLGRSTTSEVLWKDREAVVETANLPAGLYIVVCHMHDKTHSIRMMKAH, encoded by the coding sequence ATGAAGAAATTTGGGGTCATCTCGTTAAATGTCTGCGTTGCCCTGGTTTGTCTTCAGAGTCTCAGTTTCGCCCAGGACCTCAACACTGGGCTCGTAGCCTACTGGCCGTTCTGCGATTGCTCAGCCAAAGATCATACGGGCAATGGACATGATGGCACGCTTGTGAGAGGTCCAACCTGTGTTGCCGGCATTTACGATTCGGCCTTTCAATTCCATGGCTCCGATTGGATCGCTGTGCCGTTCTCATCAGCATTCGATATCCCTACAGACAGTGCTCTTACCTTGGCCGCATGGGTCAAGCCGAGCAGCATAGGCGGATACCAAGCACTTGTTGTGAAGGGTTCAGATGCTTGGGACTATGGTCTCTATATTGACATCAGCGGGAGCTTCATGTTCGGCTGCAGCTGGCCGAATCACGAGACTTTTTCAACCACCAGGCCTCAGGCTGGGCAGTGGTACCATGTTGTAGGGGTCTATCGTAAAAGCAGTTGGAAAATCTTCGTCAATGGAGTCCTTGAGGACCAGGTCGCAAAGGGAACGCCAATCGGTCGATCCATGAATCCGCTCGGAATGGCGATTAAAGGCAACTACCAGAAGGATATGTATTCTGGCATTCTTGATGAGGTGCGATTTTACGATCGCGCACTTTCCGATTCCGAAGTAATGGCTCTTTACCTTTGGCGGGGTCCTGGCACGTTTGCGCTCTCAACATCATCAGAAAAAATCAATGGGCATGGTTGTGTTCCATTCGACACGGCCGTTCACTTTTGGGCCGAAGGTTGCGGTCCATCGGCCGTTTCTTTGGATAGTGTTTGGATTAGTGGGGCAACCGCGTTCCGCGGCAAGAATCTTGGAAGGGTGCCCCGTTTGGTCTTCGCCGATGATTCTGTTGGCTTAGAGTATCTCTCGAATACATACTTGCCGGACACCAGTCTGTTGCACCTGCGATTTCATTCGGGGAATTTGTTCGGAGATACTGCAGTCTCACTCTTCGGATCAGGTGGCGGCGGTCCATCGGCGTTATCTATCAATGAGAAGATGTTCATGTGGGCTCGGTGCTCCGGACTTGATACCATCGTTCCATTCGGGATCGAAGGCTGCCTTCCCTCCACGGCGATGCTGGATAGTGCTTGGATCGAAGGATCATCTGCTTTTCAACTATATGATGTTAGAAAGTCCCCACGCTATTTAGGTGCAAGAGACAGTATTGGCGTGCGCTATGCTCCTTCCAACCATTTGCTTGATACTAGCTGGCTGCATATGCGTTTTGATCTTGGTGCAGGAACTCGCGACACATCGATTGAACTCATGGGTACAAACAGAGGGACTCCTGCTACACTCTCCGTGAATCCTGAGGAGTTCATGTGGAGCATCTGCACCGAACTTGATACCGCCGTTCCCCTTTCCATTATTGGCTGTCTGACAGCATTGACCAAGCTAGATACTGCTTGGATCGGTGGCTCGGCGGCGTTCCAAATTTCTGATTTCCGGTCGACCCCTCGAGTCCTGAGGCCCAAAGATAGCATTCAACTCCATTATGCGCCTGATCCAAACGGAGCTGACACGAGTTGGCTTCATCTTCGATATGATCTTGGGGCCGGTGCCATCGATACGATCATTGGACTCTTCGGGGCAAGCGCCAGCACTCCACCAACGCTTTTGTTGCCGACTGAGCGAACCTTTCTCCGAACTGCTTGCAGTGGATCGTTGGATTCAACCTTGCCCCTTGGAATCCTTGGCTGTTTGCCGAAACAATCTAAGCTGGATTCGATATGGATTGATGGATCACAAACATTCCGCATCAACGATGTCAGAAAATTGCCGCGTGTGCTGAGTCCGAATGATAGCATTCCATTGCGCTACGCTCCGAGAGGCCGATCGATCGATACAGGTCTGTTGCATATCCGATATGATTTTGGTGGTGTGATGCACGACACCACGTTATCGCTTTTGGGCACATCCTCCTCGCCCTTTATTGGTAGCAATGCATATCAGCATCTTGCCATTCGCAGTGGTGCGCTCGGCGAATCGGTCACGATGCCGCTCCAGGAGGATCTGAGTGCCCAGGCCTATCTTATGGCTTCCTGGAGTAATCTCAAGAGTCTCACAGCATTGATCTCCTTCGATTCCACCAAGTTGACCTATCTATCATATGTCGCCCCCCTTGGCTGGACAGCGTCATCTGTTGTGCCTCATGGTAATAGCCTGCAATTCTCAATCACGAATGTATCGTCATCGCCTACGAATCCATTGGATATGGGATCGGCACTTTTCACTGTCCATGGTCGGCATGCCGGAATGACACTCGTGGCTCTGAATGACCTATGGTTGAAGATCGGAGACTCCAGCGACGAGGTTTGCCTCGGTACCACAGAAGATGAGTTATGGGGCGTCGAGATCATACAACAGTCATCTTCAGTTTCATCCACGGCATTGTCAAGTCCAATCCAAGTTCATCCAAATCCATTCGAGGATCGCATTAGCATTGATGACCCGGATCGGATTATTACCAGCGTAGAGATTGTGGACGTGCTCGGTCGCTCCACAACGTCCGAAGTCCTATGGAAAGATCGGGAAGCGGTAGTTGAAACAGCAAATTTGCCGGCTGGGCTATACATCGTCGTTTGTCACATGCACGATAAGACCCATTCCATTCGGATGATGAAAGCGCACTAA
- a CDS encoding kelch repeat-containing protein, producing the protein MKHHTIVTILGFLGLTIIAQVSTSQQTWRTVAPMNTPRFYFSMVPLQNGTVLAIGGEDVNDNPIGSCELYDPASGIWTYTGSLAVPRGRGCAVVLSSGKVAVFGGQVSASVAQTDQIEVYDPATKTWSSGGHLLLARQNETATYVNDSSIVIIGGLSADGTTASCEVYNSLTMSSRAIASMHQNRHDHMSLLLSNSNNILVAGGRDGGSGSRYFSECEMYDQENDVWTVMTPMQQARIMGVLAQFPDGSILAAGGRNTPSTSAPGSELLDTASLQWTTISPMLQPCTVSGNVMLPDARYLMTGGQIGGVWSIETDNITTPTCEWYDRPNQRWYYAPTLNLSRDKHVAVFLHQGVNNSLPSDMVMAAGGLVGIPIVDSFQHMTTVNPYITNTVEVLDVSPQAMGYYIAHQPTTAGVGPQTASTQSHFEVRYDADFNSILFFESAQSTVGLLEVYDSRGARVVYLQSNLGPGPYEIRASQLSLQSGVYFVRMTFDNLVQTAKLVIAR; encoded by the coding sequence ATGAAACATCATACGATAGTAACGATTCTTGGGTTTCTCGGTCTAACAATCATCGCGCAAGTGTCCACGTCTCAGCAAACCTGGAGGACCGTTGCTCCGATGAACACACCGCGGTTTTACTTCTCTATGGTTCCTCTTCAGAATGGGACCGTTCTTGCGATCGGTGGAGAAGACGTAAATGATAATCCGATTGGCTCCTGCGAATTATACGACCCAGCCAGCGGGATATGGACTTACACTGGATCCCTGGCGGTGCCGCGAGGAAGAGGCTGCGCCGTTGTTCTCTCAAGTGGCAAGGTTGCGGTCTTTGGAGGCCAAGTCAGTGCCTCCGTTGCACAGACAGATCAAATCGAGGTCTATGACCCCGCAACTAAGACGTGGAGTAGTGGAGGTCACCTATTACTCGCGCGACAGAATGAAACTGCAACATATGTTAATGATAGTAGCATTGTCATAATTGGCGGCCTGAGCGCAGATGGAACTACAGCATCATGCGAAGTATACAATTCTTTGACGATGTCGTCTCGGGCAATTGCATCGATGCACCAGAATCGGCATGATCACATGTCACTTTTGCTCTCCAATAGCAATAATATTCTCGTGGCTGGCGGAAGAGATGGTGGTTCCGGCTCGCGGTATTTCAGCGAGTGCGAGATGTATGATCAGGAAAATGATGTATGGACAGTGATGACACCCATGCAGCAGGCACGGATCATGGGTGTTCTGGCACAATTTCCTGATGGCTCAATATTGGCCGCCGGCGGAAGGAACACCCCATCGACCTCCGCGCCTGGCTCAGAATTATTGGACACCGCTTCACTTCAATGGACGACGATAAGCCCGATGCTGCAACCTTGCACGGTCAGCGGCAATGTCATGCTTCCTGATGCACGATACCTTATGACTGGGGGACAAATTGGTGGGGTGTGGTCTATTGAAACAGATAATATTACGACTCCGACTTGCGAGTGGTATGATCGACCGAACCAGAGATGGTATTATGCTCCGACTCTTAATCTCTCGAGAGACAAACATGTCGCCGTGTTCCTTCATCAAGGTGTGAACAATTCTTTGCCCTCTGACATGGTCATGGCAGCCGGAGGACTCGTTGGCATCCCCATCGTGGACTCATTCCAACACATGACAACCGTAAATCCATATATTACTAATACAGTCGAAGTCCTCGACGTCTCCCCTCAGGCTATGGGTTATTACATCGCGCATCAGCCAACCACTGCCGGAGTAGGCCCCCAGACTGCTTCGACCCAATCTCATTTCGAAGTGAGGTACGACGCTGATTTCAACTCCATTCTCTTCTTCGAATCCGCCCAGAGCACAGTTGGGCTTCTGGAAGTTTATGACTCTCGCGGCGCACGAGTTGTTTATCTCCAATCAAACTTGGGACCCGGCCCTTATGAGATTCGTGCGAGTCAACTCTCTCTTCAATCTGGAGTCTACTTCGTTCGCATGACATTCGACAATTTGGTCCAGACCGCAAAGCTAGTAATTGCAAGATAG
- a CDS encoding FkbM family methyltransferase: MTKDRGRMILDVDDWTQYTMYYNLYEAKYDKVMLALMKDTNVVLDIGGNVGQHTLWFARYARKVYSFEPLPRLADRIRREIALNHLESKVVLVTKALSDEAKSLVITDPDRGMSGNASTILGRSPNEKTIAIQAIRLDDFLESEGVKTVDLVNIDIEGAELFALRGMPNLLRNSAPPLVLEMNELMMGLAGYTFEEVQNYLAEFGYRPFQMVKTGLIGPVKKIISDSENFCFLTEKHLAMPKIKSLISQA, encoded by the coding sequence ATGACGAAGGATCGAGGGCGAATGATACTAGACGTGGATGATTGGACACAATATACCATGTATTACAATCTATATGAGGCCAAATATGATAAGGTGATGCTTGCCTTGATGAAGGATACGAATGTGGTATTGGATATTGGTGGAAACGTGGGACAACATACATTATGGTTCGCCCGCTATGCGCGAAAGGTTTACTCTTTCGAACCCCTTCCTCGACTTGCAGATAGAATTAGACGCGAAATCGCGCTTAATCACTTGGAATCCAAGGTGGTTCTGGTTACTAAAGCATTGAGCGATGAAGCTAAGTCGCTTGTCATCACTGATCCGGATCGAGGAATGAGTGGCAACGCAAGTACGATCCTGGGTCGGTCACCGAATGAAAAGACTATCGCAATTCAGGCAATTCGTCTGGATGATTTCCTTGAGTCAGAAGGCGTGAAAACAGTTGATCTGGTCAATATCGACATTGAAGGCGCTGAATTGTTTGCCTTGCGCGGAATGCCGAATCTTCTTCGGAATTCGGCTCCCCCGCTGGTTCTGGAAATGAACGAGCTCATGATGGGCTTGGCTGGCTACACGTTTGAAGAAGTGCAGAATTATCTTGCAGAATTTGGATATAGGCCATTCCAAATGGTGAAGACCGGATTAATCGGACCGGTCAAAAAGATCATTTCGGACTCAGAGAACTTTTGCTTCCTCACTGAGAAGCACTTGGCCATGCCAAAGATTAAGAGCCTGATTTCTCAAGCTTAG
- a CDS encoding oligosaccharide flippase family protein, with protein MRFSEHLGKGAWAFASRALPLVYAIALIMVARAIPREEYGTLQVFQALFGMLFTFSDGFALQAIVKFGVEPNVNLEELVTTTVALFVAFLSVSLTILLIFSSFVASILNIAALTQLLPWLALFAIFTMPRVVFAKVLQTNFRMKEIFFVDFANFGMAAIVLVVLLTSGHVHSATDVIRVTIATGLLSSVVATILVRPFLKFRPKYSRSMLSRISNFVRYQAAMGVASTAQQNFDTLVVSGFAGATGAAVYGVAKMLFRGFDVVRETMTLFVFPAASKYYSRKDIPTLRAILEKSVSLLYLVMIPAGILLEIVAPTLFHLLYGTKYDASVPIFRLLLMAITIFPIQMVFGVAMSGMGKIKELFRMFVLSLIVNVILATILLATIGITGAAIAFVVASAVQAVQFLIYIRKEVQVVPSQLLNRGLFDIFGYLLDLK; from the coding sequence GTGAGATTTAGCGAGCATCTCGGAAAGGGGGCGTGGGCATTTGCATCGCGAGCGCTACCGCTTGTTTATGCGATTGCCCTGATCATGGTTGCGCGCGCGATCCCGAGAGAGGAATATGGCACCCTACAAGTCTTTCAGGCTCTGTTTGGAATGCTCTTCACCTTCTCGGACGGATTTGCTCTACAGGCGATTGTGAAATTCGGGGTAGAGCCGAATGTGAATCTAGAGGAATTAGTGACGACGACTGTCGCCCTTTTCGTTGCGTTTTTGTCGGTGTCGTTAACAATACTCCTTATTTTCAGCTCCTTCGTTGCTTCGATTTTGAATATTGCTGCTTTGACGCAGCTTCTGCCCTGGCTCGCCCTCTTCGCTATCTTTACAATGCCGCGCGTCGTGTTTGCAAAAGTCTTGCAGACCAATTTTCGAATGAAGGAGATATTCTTCGTCGATTTTGCCAATTTCGGAATGGCCGCAATCGTCCTCGTTGTGTTGCTCACCTCGGGACACGTCCATTCTGCGACCGATGTCATTCGCGTCACGATTGCAACTGGTCTGCTATCTTCAGTCGTCGCCACGATACTCGTTCGACCATTCCTCAAGTTTCGTCCAAAGTACTCCCGTTCGATGCTTTCGCGCATCTCTAATTTCGTTCGTTATCAGGCGGCGATGGGAGTTGCGTCGACAGCTCAGCAAAATTTTGATACGCTTGTGGTTTCAGGGTTTGCAGGGGCAACGGGGGCAGCAGTGTATGGAGTAGCAAAAATGCTGTTCCGTGGATTCGACGTCGTACGCGAAACGATGACACTGTTTGTCTTTCCCGCGGCGAGTAAATACTATTCTCGCAAAGATATTCCTACACTTCGAGCGATCCTCGAAAAGAGTGTGAGTTTGCTTTATTTGGTGATGATTCCAGCAGGAATTCTACTGGAGATCGTGGCTCCAACACTATTCCATTTGTTGTATGGGACGAAGTACGATGCCAGCGTGCCAATTTTTCGGTTGCTGCTAATGGCGATTACGATCTTCCCAATCCAAATGGTCTTTGGAGTCGCAATGTCAGGCATGGGAAAGATCAAGGAGCTCTTTCGAATGTTTGTTTTGAGTCTGATAGTTAACGTCATTCTTGCGACGATCCTGCTTGCGACGATCGGTATTACAGGTGCGGCGATCGCTTTCGTTGTCGCAAGTGCGGTCCAGGCCGTTCAATTCTTAATCTATATTCGCAAGGAGGTTCAGGTTGTACCATCGCAATTACTGAATCGTGGGCTGTTTGATATTTTTGGGTATCTGCTCGACCTTAAGTAG